A genomic stretch from Anaerococcus mediterraneensis includes:
- the rapZ gene encoding RNase adapter RapZ, whose translation MKLKIITGLSGSGKTTALRAFEDMGYYAMDNAPSYLVEKFIELNKNQKNPIDKMAVVIDFRSLSIDSDIYKSIKRLKDSNQDTEIIFVYCNDEIILKRYNELRRPHPLGEYGNVQDGISKEKKLLKPIKDISDKIIDTSYYKIAELRQVIESSQEKSANMIINLISFGFKYGISSDFDFVFDMRFLPNPYYIEDLKKSNGTDEKLRTYLDQFDQAESFANKVYDLIKFLLKDFSKQGKNIITIGFGCTGGQHRSVYMVEKMYEKMKNDDYILIRRHREKDKW comes from the coding sequence ATGAAGCTAAAAATAATCACAGGCCTTTCTGGATCAGGAAAAACAACTGCTCTTAGGGCCTTTGAGGATATGGGCTACTATGCCATGGACAATGCTCCATCATACTTGGTAGAAAAATTTATTGAACTTAATAAAAATCAGAAAAATCCTATCGACAAAATGGCAGTTGTAATAGATTTTAGGTCTCTAAGCATAGATAGCGACATTTATAAGTCCATAAAAAGACTTAAAGATTCAAATCAAGATACAGAGATCATTTTTGTATATTGTAATGATGAGATAATCCTAAAAAGATATAATGAGCTTAGAAGACCCCATCCTTTGGGAGAATATGGCAATGTCCAGGATGGTATCAGTAAGGAGAAAAAACTACTAAAACCCATCAAGGATATATCAGATAAAATAATTGACACTAGCTACTATAAAATAGCAGAGCTTAGACAAGTAATAGAAAGTTCCCAAGAAAAGTCAGCAAACATGATTATAAACTTGATTTCTTTTGGTTTTAAATATGGGATCAGCTCTGATTTTGACTTTGTTTTTGATATGAGATTTTTGCCAAATCCATATTATATAGAAGACCTTAAAAAATCAAATGGTACGGATGAAAAACTAAGGACTTATCTTGATCAATTTGACCAGGCTGAGTCCTTTGCAAATAAGGTTTATGACCTTATAAAATTCTTACTCAAGGATTTTTCTAAGCAAGGAAAAAATATAATTACCATCGGTTTTGGTTGTACAGGAGGTCAACACAGGTCGGTCTATATGGTTGAGAAAATGTATGAAAAAATGAAAAATGATGATTATATCTTGATACGCAGACACAGAGAAAAGGATAAGTGGTAA
- the murB gene encoding UDP-N-acetylmuramate dehydrogenase: MDYKELYKDKNFGQILFDEDIKNYTTFGIGGTADIMVKPTSMDELRDVLKFNYENKIETFVMGRGSNLLVSDKGIRGCVILLADNFDQVEVRGDILTSLAGSPLGKAARVAIDNSLSGMEEISGIPGSVGGACAMNAGAYGGEIKDIAIKIEAFDYQGNLHEFSNEQMHFAYRHSRVFEENLIVARASFKLREGDKDEILEKFNDYTERRTTKQPLDRKSAGSTFKRPEGSFASKLIDECGLRAYRIGDCQVSEKHCGFIINVDKASCADMIDFINKVSDIVYEKTGFKLEREVKLVGDFS; encoded by the coding sequence ATGGACTACAAAGAACTTTACAAAGATAAGAATTTTGGACAAATCCTTTTTGATGAAGATATAAAAAATTACACAACATTTGGCATAGGTGGTACGGCAGATATTATGGTCAAGCCAACGAGCATGGATGAGCTAAGGGATGTTTTAAAATTTAATTATGAAAATAAGATAGAAACTTTTGTTATGGGCAGGGGATCTAATCTTCTAGTATCTGATAAGGGGATTAGGGGTTGCGTTATACTTTTAGCTGATAATTTTGATCAGGTAGAGGTAAGGGGTGATATACTAACAAGCTTAGCAGGCAGTCCTCTTGGTAAAGCGGCTAGGGTTGCAATTGATAATTCTCTTTCAGGAATGGAAGAAATCTCTGGCATACCAGGATCTGTAGGCGGGGCCTGTGCTATGAATGCAGGAGCCTATGGGGGAGAGATAAAAGATATAGCTATAAAAATAGAAGCCTTTGACTACCAGGGCAATCTCCATGAGTTTTCTAATGAGCAAATGCACTTTGCATACAGGCATTCTAGGGTTTTTGAGGAAAACTTGATAGTTGCTAGGGCAAGCTTTAAACTAAGAGAAGGTGATAAGGATGAGATCCTTGAAAAATTTAATGACTATACTGAGAGAAGAACTACAAAACAACCATTAGATAGAAAATCTGCTGGATCAACTTTCAAAAGACCAGAGGGATCTTTCGCTTCAAAGCTAATTGACGAATGTGGACTTAGGGCCTATAGGATCGGTGATTGCCAGGTTAGTGAAAAGCATTGCGGCTTTATCATAAATGTAGATAAGGCAAGCTGTGCCGATATGATAGACTTCATAAATAAAGTATCTGATATAGTCTATGAGAAAACAGGTTTTAAACTAGAAAGAGAAGTAAAACTTGTTGGGGATTTTTCATGA
- the rpmB gene encoding 50S ribosomal protein L28, translated as MARSCDICGKGTVSGKTVTFSHRQINRTFKANVHKIKAIVDGTPKTINVCTKCVKSGKVEKA; from the coding sequence ATGGCAAGATCATGTGATATATGTGGTAAAGGTACAGTTTCAGGTAAAACTGTAACATTCTCACATAGACAAATCAACAGAACTTTCAAAGCTAACGTACACAAAATAAAAGCTATCGTTGATGGTACACCAAAAACAATCAACGTTTGTACAAAATGTGTTAAAAGTGGAAAAGTAGAAAAAGCTTAA
- the rpe gene encoding ribulose-phosphate 3-epimerase — protein sequence MVKLSPSILSCNFKNLGADLDKAKNAGVDRIHIDVMDGIFVPNISFGFKIISDIRDDYDFFFDTHLMVGEPKRYIEDFKKAGVDRLTVHYEACKDLKDTLLEIKKHGIEVGLTSKPSTDPKDLLEYFDYIDLVLVMGVNPGFGGQKFMPECIDTIRLFRDYIDTNKLDIKIQVDGGIKTENVNHVLDAGVDEVVAGSDVFAKDIEKQIETYHKIFREY from the coding sequence ATGGTAAAATTATCACCATCAATCTTATCATGCAATTTCAAAAACTTGGGTGCTGATTTGGATAAGGCAAAAAATGCAGGAGTTGATAGGATCCATATAGATGTTATGGATGGGATCTTTGTCCCAAATATATCCTTTGGTTTCAAGATAATTAGCGATATAAGAGATGATTATGATTTCTTTTTTGATACCCACCTCATGGTTGGAGAACCAAAAAGGTATATAGAAGATTTCAAAAAAGCTGGGGTCGATAGGCTTACAGTTCATTATGAAGCCTGCAAGGACCTAAAAGATACCTTGCTTGAGATAAAAAAACATGGGATAGAAGTTGGTCTTACTTCAAAGCCATCTACAGATCCTAAAGACCTATTAGAGTATTTTGATTATATAGATTTGGTATTGGTAATGGGAGTCAACCCTGGCTTTGGAGGACAAAAATTCATGCCAGAGTGTATTGATACAATTAGACTTTTTAGGGATTATATTGATACAAATAAACTTGATATCAAAATCCAAGTGGATGGTGGCATCAAGACAGAAAATGTCAATCATGTTTTAGATGCAGGAGTTGACGAAGTGGTGGCAGGCTCTGATGTCTTTGCCAAGGATATTGAAAAACAAATAGAAACCTATCATAAAATTTTTAGAGAATATTAA
- the rsgA gene encoding ribosome small subunit-dependent GTPase A, with protein sequence MIGKIIKSQKELYFVDNGEETFMAKARGNFRVKDKKPLVGDNVEIDILEDGRAYITKLLERKNEIKRPNIANIDQLLVFVTINDPPLNLFNLDKYLAMCEYLNIELVIILTKIDLADEEKIKNIASIYKNIGYKVLEIDNYKDFPKDKVLEILDGKTSAVSGASGVGKSTFLSNLIDEDIQIGQISQKLKRGKNTTRHTEIFKVKANSFIFDTPGFDSFEFDFVDDENDLKNTFVELRDRPCKFKDCNHIKEPGCIVKKELEEGLISKTRYDNYLQLFEEIKKRRLSKW encoded by the coding sequence ATGATAGGTAAAATTATAAAAAGTCAAAAAGAATTATATTTTGTAGATAATGGTGAAGAAACATTCATGGCCAAGGCCAGGGGCAATTTTAGGGTCAAAGACAAAAAGCCACTTGTTGGTGACAATGTAGAAATTGATATATTAGAAGATGGCAGGGCCTATATAACAAAACTTCTTGAGAGAAAAAATGAGATAAAAAGACCTAACATAGCAAATATTGACCAGCTTTTAGTTTTTGTTACTATCAATGACCCGCCACTAAACTTATTCAACCTGGATAAATACCTAGCTATGTGTGAGTATCTAAACATAGAGCTTGTGATTATCCTTACAAAAATAGACCTAGCAGATGAGGAAAAAATAAAAAATATAGCATCTATTTATAAAAATATTGGCTACAAAGTATTAGAAATTGATAATTATAAGGATTTTCCAAAAGATAAGGTCCTAGAAATCCTAGATGGCAAAACATCTGCAGTATCTGGAGCATCTGGAGTTGGCAAATCTACATTTCTTTCAAATCTAATTGACGAAGATATACAGATTGGCCAGATTAGCCAGAAGCTAAAAAGAGGTAAAAATACAACCAGACATACAGAAATATTTAAGGTCAAAGCAAATAGTTTTATATTTGATACACCTGGCTTTGATTCCTTTGAGTTTGACTTTGTCGATGATGAAAATGACCTAAAAAATACCTTTGTAGAGCTAAGGGATAGGCCATGCAAATTTAAGGATTGCAACCATATAAAAGAGCCGGGCTGCATAGTCAAAAAAGAACTAGAAGAAGGTTTGATCAGTAAAACTAGGTATGATAATTATCTACAACTATTTGAAGAAATAAAAAAAAGGAGACTTAGTAAATGGTAA
- the pknB gene encoding Stk1 family PASTA domain-containing Ser/Thr kinase gives MENVILDGRYEIIEQIGVGGMAKVYKAKDKLLGRFVAIKVLKDEYAEDEEFLKKFNNEAQSAARLSHINIVNVYDIGKDLLNGKLIQYIVMEYVEGETLKDLINREKILSNHDIIDYSTQIAQALKSAHDSGIVHRDIKPQNILIDKFGLCKVTDFGIARVSSNATITYTSSILGTVHYISPEQAKGKIVDHKSDLYSLGALMYEMATGKVPFDADNSVGIAVMHIQEDPIPPREINPDLSKHLNYIIMKLLKKDPTERFQNASELIEALDNPSMPIEDTSGDTAKIPIVIPKKKRKALKKDEDEIEDKEAVYKSSSEKKIKKQKKKNPIKIWPLALLALVLVALVYFINNRMSSDELEVPTVVNLSQEQAVEQLEKRGFKANISRTAESDEYEKGKVMSQDPEASTKAKKGSIVNLIISSGREVEVPELKNMNLSQAEETLKDLGLKLGKTSTDYSNTVEKDLVIRQEPSSGQFIQTGSEVDLVISVGKENTTEIVKVPSLLGMTEANAIAAAKNASLKVRSVDYQYSNNTQKGLVMSQSISAETEVAENSAIDLVISLGQEEKKAEEADRQVEIRLNVASDKENFNVKVYKVDKSGQRSDILYDRNHTKSDINESGVLILRFMSMSNTSVEVLVDDDSYGVYTVN, from the coding sequence ATGGAAAATGTAATTTTAGATGGTAGGTATGAAATTATAGAGCAGATAGGTGTCGGAGGTATGGCCAAGGTCTACAAGGCCAAAGACAAACTTCTGGGGCGTTTCGTAGCTATCAAGGTTTTAAAAGATGAATATGCAGAAGATGAAGAGTTTCTAAAAAAATTTAACAATGAGGCCCAGTCGGCAGCAAGGCTTTCTCATATAAATATAGTAAATGTTTATGATATTGGCAAGGATTTGTTAAATGGCAAACTTATCCAATATATAGTTATGGAATATGTAGAAGGAGAAACCCTAAAAGATCTCATAAATAGGGAAAAAATTCTTTCAAACCATGATATAATCGACTATTCAACACAAATTGCTCAAGCCCTGAAATCAGCTCATGACTCAGGCATTGTCCACAGAGATATAAAACCACAAAATATTTTGATAGATAAATTTGGTCTTTGCAAGGTGACAGACTTTGGGATAGCAAGGGTATCATCAAATGCAACTATCACCTACACAAGCTCGATTTTAGGTACAGTTCATTATATATCTCCAGAACAAGCCAAGGGCAAGATAGTAGACCACAAAAGTGACCTTTATTCCCTAGGGGCTCTTATGTATGAGATGGCAACAGGAAAGGTACCTTTTGATGCTGACAACTCAGTTGGTATTGCAGTAATGCATATCCAAGAAGACCCTATCCCACCAAGAGAGATAAATCCGGATTTGAGCAAACATTTAAATTATATTATTATGAAGCTGCTCAAAAAAGATCCTACAGAGAGATTCCAAAATGCTAGCGAGCTTATAGAGGCACTTGACAATCCATCTATGCCAATAGAAGATACAAGTGGAGATACAGCAAAAATCCCAATAGTCATACCAAAAAAGAAAAGAAAAGCTTTAAAAAAAGATGAAGATGAAATAGAAGATAAAGAAGCTGTTTATAAGTCTAGTTCTGAGAAAAAAATAAAAAAACAAAAGAAAAAAAATCCTATAAAGATTTGGCCTTTGGCACTTTTGGCCTTGGTTCTTGTTGCTCTGGTTTATTTTATAAACAACCGTATGTCTTCTGATGAATTAGAGGTTCCAACAGTAGTCAACCTTAGCCAAGAACAAGCCGTAGAACAGCTAGAAAAAAGAGGTTTTAAGGCAAATATTTCTAGAACTGCAGAAAGCGATGAGTATGAAAAAGGCAAGGTCATGAGCCAAGATCCAGAAGCATCTACAAAAGCCAAAAAAGGCTCTATTGTCAATCTAATAATCTCATCTGGTAGGGAAGTCGAAGTACCAGAGCTTAAAAATATGAATTTAAGCCAGGCAGAAGAAACCCTAAAGGATTTGGGACTCAAATTAGGTAAAACCTCTACCGATTATTCAAATACTGTTGAAAAAGACCTGGTTATTAGACAAGAGCCATCATCAGGACAATTTATCCAAACAGGATCAGAAGTAGATTTGGTCATCTCTGTCGGTAAAGAAAATACTACAGAAATAGTAAAAGTCCCATCACTATTGGGTATGACTGAGGCAAATGCCATAGCAGCAGCTAAAAATGCTTCACTCAAAGTCAGAAGCGTCGACTACCAATATTCTAATAACACACAAAAGGGACTTGTAATGAGCCAATCCATATCAGCAGAGACAGAAGTTGCAGAAAATTCTGCCATTGACCTTGTTATAAGCTTGGGTCAAGAAGAAAAGAAAGCTGAAGAGGCTGATAGGCAAGTAGAAATAAGACTCAATGTTGCAAGTGATAAAGAAAATTTCAATGTCAAGGTTTATAAGGTTGACAAATCAGGACAAAGATCAGATATTTTATACGATAGAAACCATACAAAAAGTGATATAAACGAGTCAGGAGTTTTGATCCTCAGATTTATGTCTATGTCAAATACCAGCGTCGAAGTCCTTGTAGATGATGATTCTTATGGAGTATATACAGTAAACTAA
- a CDS encoding Stp1/IreP family PP2C-type Ser/Thr phosphatase, producing MKYSTITNIGKIRSENEDSFSNISLENLDFFIVADGMGGHSKGELASKLAVKLFIEYIKNADLSSYESFLDLQENAIRYANSQIYKLSSDDSIRMGTTVVCLCIDYLNRTYHLTHLGDSRAYLYRDGSLRQLTKDHSLVNDLLESGSLTEEEAENFINKAAITRAVGTEENIKPDSKSFAMDDSDLILLVTDGLTNELTDENIEKIVRDEKDPYQISTKLIEEAIENGGRDNITVTTILL from the coding sequence ATGAAATATTCAACTATTACAAATATAGGCAAGATTAGGAGCGAAAATGAGGACTCATTTTCTAATATTAGCCTTGAAAATTTAGACTTTTTTATAGTTGCTGATGGGATGGGAGGCCACAGCAAGGGAGAACTTGCTAGCAAGTTGGCAGTAAAACTTTTTATAGAATATATAAAAAATGCTGATTTATCTAGCTATGAATCTTTTCTAGACCTCCAAGAAAATGCCATTAGATATGCAAATAGTCAAATCTACAAACTATCTAGCGATGACTCCATAAGGATGGGTACAACTGTAGTTTGTCTTTGTATTGATTATTTAAATAGGACCTATCATTTGACCCATCTTGGTGATTCTAGGGCTTATCTGTATAGGGATGGATCTCTAAGACAACTTACAAAAGACCACTCCTTAGTTAATGACCTATTAGAAAGTGGGTCCTTAACAGAAGAAGAGGCGGAAAATTTTATCAATAAGGCAGCCATTACCAGAGCTGTTGGTACAGAAGAAAATATAAAACCAGATAGCAAAAGTTTTGCTATGGATGATTCTGACCTAATACTTTTAGTCACAGATGGATTGACAAATGAACTTACAGATGAAAATATAGAAAAAATAGTAAGAGATGAGAAAGATCCCTATCAGATTTCAACAAAGCTTATAGAAGAAGCTATAGAAAATGGCGGTAGGGACAATATCACTGTTACTACGATTTTGCTATAA
- the rlmN gene encoding 23S rRNA (adenine(2503)-C(2))-methyltransferase RlmN, protein MISINDKKLEELEEIFKEKSYQKFRAKQVYRSIHVNRINDFDQMTDLPLAMRDDLKKEFSIDNISLLETYKSKRDSTKKYLLELKDKNIIEAVYMDYKDRSTICISSQVGCRMGCVFCASTKNGLERNMTASELIEEVYLLERLNGPISNIVIMGIGEPLDNFENIKRFIEIITDPKGRNLSHRSITLSTSGLAPQIRALANTGLDVNLAVSLHYADDKKRRAYMPVAKKYPISQLIDATDYYLEKTKRRVSFEYVVIDGVNNLNEDVENLHNLLFAKNVHINLIPLNPIEEFDHDKPHSRVLEEFRSKLVNRGLNATIRKSMGSDIDASCGQLRNNYAR, encoded by the coding sequence ATGATAAGTATAAATGATAAAAAATTAGAAGAGCTAGAAGAGATTTTCAAGGAAAAATCTTATCAAAAGTTTAGGGCAAAACAAGTTTATAGGTCGATCCATGTCAATAGGATAAATGATTTTGACCAGATGACAGACTTGCCACTAGCTATGCGTGATGACCTAAAAAAAGAATTTTCTATAGACAATATTTCTTTACTTGAAACTTACAAATCAAAAAGAGATTCTACTAAAAAATATTTATTAGAATTGAAGGATAAAAATATAATAGAAGCAGTCTACATGGATTACAAAGACAGGTCTACTATTTGCATCTCATCACAAGTAGGATGTAGGATGGGATGTGTTTTTTGTGCGTCCACAAAAAATGGCCTAGAAAGAAACATGACTGCTTCAGAGCTTATAGAAGAAGTCTACCTATTAGAAAGACTCAATGGGCCAATATCTAATATTGTAATCATGGGCATAGGCGAGCCTTTGGATAACTTTGAAAATATAAAAAGATTTATAGAGATAATAACAGACCCAAAGGGTAGAAACTTATCTCACAGGTCTATAACCTTGTCAACATCAGGTCTTGCCCCACAGATAAGGGCCCTAGCCAATACAGGTTTAGATGTGAACTTAGCTGTTAGTCTTCACTATGCAGATGATAAAAAAAGAAGGGCCTATATGCCAGTAGCAAAAAAATACCCTATAAGTCAGTTGATAGATGCTACTGACTATTATCTAGAAAAAACTAAGCGTAGGGTTTCTTTTGAGTATGTTGTAATAGATGGTGTCAACAACCTAAACGAGGATGTGGAAAATCTTCATAATTTACTTTTTGCTAAAAATGTACATATAAACCTAATTCCCCTAAATCCAATAGAAGAATTTGACCATGATAAACCTCATTCAAGGGTTTTGGAGGAATTTAGAAGCAAGCTAGTTAATAGGGGATTAAATGCTACTATCAGAAAGTCCATGGGCTCTGATATAGACGCCTCTTGTGGCCAGCTTAGAAACAATTATGCGAGGTAG
- the rsmB gene encoding 16S rRNA (cytosine(967)-C(5))-methyltransferase RsmB — translation MTDFEIILDILNSIIYDEKKSNDQINKYADMTSNLAFVTKNVYGVLENKIYLDYMVRKLSSVRLKKIHKSVLTILEIGFYNIHFLESKDYATVDKLVELTKSKNKRSTAFVNAILRNFIRDEKEVATIYEKDDIKSLSIRYSFPEEITRYIFDSYGMDFTKAYLRDANSLKDLSIRTNLLKTTRDDLKKSLEDMGYTVEKSKIADAGLLIKNPSGLVETEYFKKGYFTIQGQSSMKVVEALDPKENSMILDLCAAPGTKTSYLAEFTKNTGKIIANDISTNKNILIEENIARLGLENISLTNYDGSVFVEDFEGKFDYVLVDAPCSGLGVVGRKPEIRYNRIIEDIYSLADLQRQILDQAIKYLKVGGVLLYSTCTLGPLENKDNFLYLTERDNVENIQIQGKNFLEYKGFEERTDGFFISKFKKI, via the coding sequence ATGACTGATTTTGAAATAATACTTGATATACTAAATTCTATTATCTATGATGAGAAAAAATCGAATGACCAAATAAATAAATACGCAGATATGACCTCAAATCTAGCTTTTGTGACAAAAAATGTTTACGGAGTTTTAGAAAATAAAATCTACTTAGACTACATGGTTAGAAAATTATCATCAGTCAGACTCAAAAAAATCCACAAAAGTGTATTGACTATACTTGAAATAGGTTTTTATAATATTCATTTTCTAGAAAGCAAGGACTATGCAACAGTAGATAAGCTAGTAGAGCTTACAAAAAGCAAAAACAAGAGATCTACAGCTTTTGTAAATGCCATCCTTAGAAATTTTATAAGAGATGAAAAGGAAGTGGCTACTATCTATGAGAAAGATGATATCAAGTCTCTGTCTATCAGGTATTCATTTCCAGAAGAGATCACCCGTTATATTTTTGATTCTTATGGGATGGATTTTACCAAGGCCTATCTTAGGGATGCCAACAGTCTAAAAGATTTATCTATAAGGACAAATCTTTTAAAAACTACAAGAGATGATCTTAAAAAGTCATTAGAAGATATGGGCTATACGGTCGAAAAATCAAAAATAGCGGATGCAGGTCTTCTTATAAAAAATCCTAGCGGACTTGTAGAGACTGAGTATTTCAAAAAAGGATATTTCACTATCCAAGGCCAGTCATCCATGAAGGTTGTAGAAGCCCTAGATCCTAAAGAAAATTCTATGATCTTAGATTTGTGTGCAGCACCTGGGACCAAGACTTCTTATTTAGCTGAGTTTACAAAAAATACTGGAAAAATTATTGCCAATGATATTTCTACCAATAAAAATATATTGATAGAAGAAAATATAGCAAGGCTGGGACTAGAAAATATATCCCTAACAAACTATGATGGATCTGTATTTGTAGAGGACTTTGAGGGAAAGTTTGACTATGTTTTGGTAGATGCTCCTTGTTCTGGACTCGGGGTAGTAGGAAGAAAACCAGAAATACGATATAATAGGATTATAGAAGATATTTATTCTTTAGCAGACCTTCAAAGACAAATTTTAGACCAGGCTATAAAATACCTAAAAGTTGGAGGGGTTTTGCTATATTCTACTTGTACCCTAGGTCCATTAGAAAATAAGGATAATTTTTTGTATCTCACAGAAAGAGATAATGTAGAAAATATCCAGATCCAAGGCAAGAATTTTTTGGAGTACAAGGGTTTTGAAGAAAGGACTGATGGATTTTTCATCAGCAAATTTAAAAAAATATGA
- the fmt gene encoding methionyl-tRNA formyltransferase, producing MINICFMGNPKFAVQTLDVLYKDENIDVKLVVSSKDKKRSRNKFTPTEVKKYAQENGIRVETPDSVNTEEFVDLLKELDIDFIVVVAFGQLIKDDLLMAYEDRIINLHPSLLPAYRGASPIQFSLLKGDKKTAATAMLIEKGMDSGDILIQKEMDISPDDDYFSLEEKLSDLGAYAIRDSILNYAQVYKARVKQDDSKATYCTKISKEMGKIDWQKNSSEIVDQIRALVGFPVAYFSYKGENAKVHKASLVSNKSGKAGEILAADKKEKIVIATGDGAIRIETIQFPGKKAMDVTSFLLGNDIEVGYILEND from the coding sequence ATGATTAATATATGTTTTATGGGCAATCCAAAGTTTGCAGTGCAGACTTTGGATGTTCTTTATAAGGATGAAAATATAGATGTAAAGCTTGTAGTATCAAGCAAGGACAAAAAAAGATCAAGAAATAAATTTACCCCTACTGAGGTAAAAAAATATGCCCAAGAAAATGGCATAAGGGTAGAAACTCCTGATAGTGTGAATACAGAAGAATTTGTAGACCTTCTAAAAGAGCTGGATATCGATTTTATAGTTGTAGTTGCCTTTGGCCAGCTTATAAAAGATGATTTATTAATGGCATATGAGGATAGGATAATAAACCTCCACCCATCACTTTTGCCTGCCTACAGGGGAGCAAGTCCTATCCAGTTTTCTCTATTAAAGGGAGATAAAAAGACTGCAGCTACAGCCATGCTTATAGAAAAAGGAATGGATTCTGGAGATATTTTGATCCAAAAAGAGATGGATATAAGTCCAGATGATGATTATTTTTCTCTAGAAGAAAAACTTTCTGACCTTGGTGCCTATGCTATTAGGGATAGTATTTTAAATTATGCTCAAGTCTACAAGGCTAGGGTCAAACAAGATGACTCTAAAGCGACCTATTGTACAAAAATATCAAAAGAAATGGGCAAAATCGATTGGCAGAAAAATTCAAGTGAGATTGTCGATCAGATCAGAGCCCTAGTTGGTTTTCCAGTGGCTTATTTTTCCTATAAGGGAGAAAATGCAAAAGTCCACAAAGCAAGCCTAGTTTCCAATAAGTCTGGCAAGGCTGGAGAGATTTTAGCCGCTGACAAAAAAGAAAAAATAGTCATAGCAACAGGTGATGGGGCTATAAGGATAGAAACAATTCAGTTTCCAGGCAAAAAAGCAATGGATGTTACAAGTTTTCTCTTGGGTAATGACATAGAAGTAGGTTATATATTAGAAAATGACTGA
- the def gene encoding peptide deformylase, whose product MAIRNIRIDGDPILRKISRPVEKVDDRIKTLLDDMGETMYDAQGVGLAAPQVGILRRVIVVDPMDGETGLVKLVNPEIIEDEGEQIGIEGCLSIPDFNGTVKRPERVKVKYLDEDGCEKIWDAVGFPAVILSHEIDHLDGILFKDKYIEEYKEEDLVTDND is encoded by the coding sequence ATGGCAATTAGAAATATAAGAATTGATGGAGATCCTATCCTAAGAAAGATCTCTAGACCAGTAGAAAAAGTAGATGACAGGATAAAAACCTTGTTAGATGATATGGGCGAGACTATGTATGATGCACAAGGTGTTGGTCTTGCAGCTCCACAAGTAGGTATTCTCAGACGAGTTATAGTTGTAGATCCTATGGATGGCGAGACTGGACTTGTTAAGCTTGTCAATCCTGAAATCATAGAAGATGAAGGCGAACAAATCGGTATAGAAGGTTGCCTATCTATACCAGATTTTAATGGGACAGTAAAAAGGCCAGAAAGAGTGAAAGTAAAATACCTAGATGAAGATGGCTGCGAAAAAATATGGGATGCGGTTGGTTTTCCTGCTGTTATCTTATCTCATGAAATCGACCACCTAGATGGGATTTTGTTCAAGGATAAATATATAGAAGAATACAAAGAAGAAGATTTGGTTACAGATAATGATTAA